In Saccharomonospora marina XMU15, one genomic interval encodes:
- a CDS encoding PrgI family protein — MTSPVRVPADVDRPDRVLGPLTTRQLAILGAAGSLLYGLYSLTRTLVPLPVFLIVAVPVGLAVTVLALGQRHGIPLDRLALAAIRQHLSPRHRVAAPDGVRAAPAWLTARATQARSAGAEPVSPAPLELPARGVSDTGAHAGIVDLGRDGLAVIAVCSTVNFSLRTPGEQEALVASFARYLHSLTAPVQFLVRAERLDLRPQIAALRARAGGLAHPALEAAARDHADHLADLNAQADLLRRQVLLVLREPMRPGTAPATSSVLPWRRRGAERSVDDGARQAAEQRLVRRLGEAAELLAPAGIVLTPLDAAAATGVLASACNPDTFLPPSAGLAAAEEVVTATATFTDLYGDDEDATDPDLETASYAARPETTRPSAQTPRPSRPQSGPWLDEDEDWDYDDEIER, encoded by the coding sequence ATGACCAGTCCTGTGCGCGTCCCGGCCGATGTCGATCGCCCGGACCGGGTGCTGGGGCCGCTGACCACCCGGCAGCTGGCGATCCTTGGCGCGGCCGGGTCGCTGCTGTATGGCCTGTACTCGCTGACCCGCACGCTGGTGCCGCTGCCGGTGTTTTTGATCGTGGCGGTGCCGGTCGGGCTCGCGGTCACGGTGCTGGCCCTGGGACAGCGCCACGGAATCCCGCTGGACAGGCTCGCGCTTGCCGCGATCCGCCAGCACCTGTCCCCGCGGCACCGGGTCGCCGCGCCCGACGGTGTGCGCGCGGCCCCGGCCTGGCTGACAGCTCGGGCAACCCAGGCGCGCTCGGCCGGTGCCGAGCCGGTGTCCCCGGCACCGTTGGAACTGCCGGCCCGTGGTGTCAGCGACACCGGCGCGCACGCCGGGATCGTCGACCTCGGTCGGGACGGGCTCGCCGTGATCGCGGTCTGCTCGACGGTGAACTTCTCGCTGCGCACACCGGGCGAGCAGGAGGCGCTGGTCGCATCGTTCGCCCGCTATCTGCACAGTTTGACCGCTCCGGTGCAATTCCTGGTGCGGGCCGAACGGCTCGACCTCAGGCCCCAGATCGCCGCGCTGCGTGCTCGCGCGGGAGGGCTCGCGCACCCAGCGCTGGAAGCCGCCGCGCGGGACCACGCGGACCACCTCGCCGACCTCAACGCCCAAGCCGACCTGCTGCGCCGCCAGGTGCTGCTCGTGCTGCGCGAGCCGATGCGCCCCGGCACGGCACCTGCCACGTCGAGCGTGCTGCCCTGGCGGCGGCGGGGCGCCGAGCGCTCGGTGGACGATGGGGCGCGGCAGGCGGCCGAGCAACGGCTGGTGCGCCGCCTCGGTGAGGCCGCCGAGCTGCTCGCCCCGGCCGGGATCGTGCTCACCCCGCTGGATGCTGCCGCCGCGACCGGTGTCTTGGCCTCAGCCTGCAACCCCGACACCTTCCTGCCGCCCTCGGCGGGGCTGGCCGCCGCCGAGGAGGTCGTCACCGCCACCGCCACCTTCACCGACCTCTACGGCGACGACGAGGACGCCACCGATCCAGACCTCGAAACGGCTTCTTACGCGGCCCGCCCGGAGACGACGCGGCCGTCCGCGCAAACGCCGCGACCCAGCCGGCCGCAGTCCGGGCCGTGGCTGGACGAGGACGAGGACTGGGACTACGACGACGAGATCGAAAGGTAG
- a CDS encoding VirB4 family type IV secretion system protein, protein MARTRHTAPRSGSAEAFTPDSLSVAARHLEVGNEFVASFGVTGYPQEVYPGWLAPLLTYPARLDVSVHVQPLDPATAASGLRKQRAKLESSRRHNARHDRLDDPDLDAAAEDAAELSHRIARGDGRLFRCGLYLTVHAPDEATLAEEVSALRSLCASLLLDAKPATYRALQGWVSTLPLGLDPLGLKRTFDTAAASAAYPFTSPDLPPTDPTTASPSGVLYGYNIGSAGLVHWDRFACDNYNSVVLGRSGAGKSYLVKLETLRSLYRNPESTDDGAAAQGVQAFVVDPEDEYARLACQVGGSYVHLGAGGVRLNPFDLPVHTDARGRRTAPRDALKRRSLFLHTVLAVLLGTEVTAAERAVLDTAITATYRRAGITHDARTWTRPAPLLRDLRDVLASTGDDGDTVAGDLAARLHPFVDGAFGDLFDGPTTVTPDGHLVVFSLRDLPDELRAIGTLLVLDAVWRHVSHPVYRRPRLVVVDEAWLLMQQPEGAKFLFRMAKAARKHWAGLTVATQDTADLLGSDLGKAIVSNAATQILLRQAPQAIDEIAETFDLSAGERQFLLSADRGQGLLSSGTQRVAFQSLASPTENYLVTTDPAELAQFAEQDPDATDSGLADTYVDLDPA, encoded by the coding sequence ATGGCACGCACCCGACACACCGCGCCCCGCTCGGGGTCGGCGGAGGCATTCACCCCCGACTCGTTGTCGGTGGCCGCCCGGCACTTGGAGGTCGGCAACGAGTTCGTCGCCAGCTTCGGGGTCACCGGCTATCCGCAGGAGGTCTATCCCGGTTGGCTCGCCCCGCTGCTGACCTACCCCGCGCGGCTGGACGTGTCGGTGCATGTCCAGCCCCTTGATCCGGCCACCGCCGCCAGTGGGCTGCGCAAGCAACGCGCGAAGCTGGAGTCCTCCCGTCGGCACAACGCTCGGCATGACCGGCTCGACGACCCAGACCTGGACGCCGCGGCCGAGGACGCCGCCGAACTCTCCCACCGCATCGCCCGCGGCGACGGGCGCCTGTTCCGCTGCGGCCTCTACCTCACCGTCCACGCCCCCGACGAAGCCACACTCGCCGAGGAAGTCTCGGCACTGCGGTCGCTGTGCGCGTCGCTGCTGCTGGACGCCAAACCCGCCACCTACCGGGCGTTGCAGGGGTGGGTATCCACGCTGCCGCTCGGGCTGGACCCGCTTGGTCTGAAAAGGACGTTCGACACCGCGGCCGCCTCGGCCGCGTATCCGTTCACCTCACCGGATCTGCCGCCCACGGACCCGACCACCGCCTCCCCCAGCGGCGTGCTCTACGGCTACAACATCGGCTCTGCCGGGCTGGTGCACTGGGACCGGTTCGCCTGCGACAACTACAACTCCGTCGTCCTGGGCCGAAGCGGCGCGGGCAAGAGTTACCTCGTCAAGCTCGAAACGCTGCGCAGCCTCTACCGCAACCCCGAAAGCACCGACGACGGGGCGGCCGCGCAGGGGGTGCAGGCGTTCGTCGTCGACCCCGAAGACGAGTACGCCCGACTGGCCTGCCAGGTCGGCGGCAGCTACGTGCACCTCGGCGCGGGCGGGGTGCGGCTGAACCCGTTCGACCTGCCCGTGCACACCGACGCCCGGGGACGGCGCACCGCACCACGAGACGCCCTCAAGCGGCGCAGCCTGTTCCTGCACACCGTCCTGGCGGTGCTCTTGGGCACGGAGGTCACCGCCGCCGAACGCGCCGTCCTCGATACCGCGATCACCGCCACCTACCGGCGCGCGGGCATCACCCATGACGCCCGGACCTGGACGCGCCCGGCGCCGCTGCTGCGCGATCTGCGTGACGTGCTCGCCTCCACCGGCGACGACGGTGACACGGTGGCCGGTGATCTGGCGGCGAGGTTGCATCCCTTCGTCGACGGGGCGTTCGGCGACCTCTTCGACGGTCCCACGACCGTGACCCCGGACGGGCACCTCGTGGTGTTCTCGCTGCGGGATCTGCCCGACGAACTGCGCGCGATCGGCACCCTGCTCGTGCTCGACGCGGTCTGGCGACACGTGTCCCATCCCGTGTACCGGCGGCCCCGGCTGGTCGTCGTCGACGAGGCGTGGCTGCTGATGCAGCAGCCCGAAGGCGCGAAGTTCCTGTTCCGCATGGCCAAAGCCGCCCGCAAACACTGGGCGGGACTGACCGTAGCCACACAGGACACCGCCGACCTACTCGGCAGCGATTTGGGCAAAGCCATCGTGAGCAACGCGGCCACACAAATCCTGCTGCGCCAGGCACCGCAGGCCATCGACGAAATCGCCGAAACCTTCGACCTCTCCGCAGGAGAGCGGCAGTTCCTACTGTCGGCCGACCGCGGCCAGGGACTGCTGTCCTCCGGCACGCAACGCGTGGCGTTCCAGTCGCTGGCCTCACCCACGGAGAACTACCTCGTCACCACCGACCCGGCCGAACTCGCCCAGTTCGCCGAACAAGACCCGGACGCCACCGACAGCGGCCTGGCCGACACCTACGTCGACCTCGACCCCGCGTGA
- a CDS encoding Mbov_0395 family pilin-like conjugal transfer protein, with translation MLVLGWLTVSGVLLSSSVARAEAVQVVALARTVDEVLNNIRSWIMGILAGVAVVFLTIGGLRYLMASGDPGEVEKAKGALKAAAVGFGLAALAPLVVEILKGIVGGV, from the coding sequence GTGCTGGTCCTCGGCTGGCTGACCGTCAGCGGTGTGCTGTTGTCGTCCTCGGTCGCGCGGGCGGAAGCGGTGCAGGTCGTCGCGCTCGCCCGCACCGTTGATGAGGTTTTGAACAACATTCGCTCTTGGATTATGGGGATCCTCGCTGGGGTCGCCGTGGTGTTCTTGACCATTGGCGGATTGCGCTACTTGATGGCTTCGGGTGATCCGGGGGAGGTCGAGAAGGCCAAGGGCGCGTTGAAGGCCGCTGCTGTTGGGTTCGGCTTGGCTGCTCTTGCCCCGCTGGTGGTCGAGATCCTCAAGGGCATCGTGGGTGGGGTGTGA
- a CDS encoding sigma-70 family RNA polymerase sigma factor: protein MRRLRWLAGSSLDCPISQGAVMDLSSRENEVHEHGFYLRDNPAFVKDSDVFAMARSSFAWLVTGPDPVSIDGREIPGLPPRPVPLDELGTLLLAKDCTQVTRDTAWAHLITRARADGGAWTVACVGLALPVLLRVAAIVTRRFTGDTHDLNAAVLTGFLHALHEVDLVRPAILARLYYAAYREGRLALHEAVGGPIPAGNLVFNSAPPPRPEGHPDLVLAAAVRAGAITADEAGLISETRVGGTPLAEAAYARGMSYKATAKIRERAEPRLAAYLAGDAADVSADPSAEQSDSLAPVQPRQVEQTTSTRRTRLRNVTRVGAASEEKVSPTVSQSSPKSRIASRGTRLPVERRSRAHRTRPGPATPTSREVRSCD from the coding sequence TTGAGGCGCCTTCGGTGGCTTGCTGGCAGCTCACTTGATTGTCCGATCTCTCAGGGAGCTGTCATGGATTTGTCTTCGCGTGAAAATGAGGTTCACGAACACGGCTTCTACCTGCGCGACAATCCTGCTTTCGTCAAAGACTCCGACGTGTTCGCGATGGCACGGTCGAGCTTCGCGTGGCTGGTGACCGGGCCGGATCCGGTCAGCATCGACGGCCGCGAGATACCGGGGTTGCCCCCGCGTCCGGTGCCGCTGGACGAGCTCGGCACGTTGCTGCTTGCGAAGGACTGCACTCAGGTCACGCGGGACACGGCGTGGGCACATCTGATCACCCGCGCCCGTGCAGACGGTGGTGCCTGGACTGTGGCGTGTGTCGGCCTGGCGCTACCGGTGCTGCTACGGGTTGCGGCGATCGTGACCCGCCGGTTCACCGGCGACACCCATGACCTCAACGCTGCCGTGCTGACGGGCTTCCTACACGCGCTGCACGAGGTCGATCTGGTCCGGCCAGCGATCCTTGCGCGGCTGTACTACGCGGCCTACCGGGAGGGGCGGCTGGCGCTGCACGAAGCAGTAGGCGGCCCGATCCCGGCCGGCAACCTGGTGTTCAATTCTGCCCCGCCACCACGCCCGGAAGGTCACCCAGACCTAGTGCTCGCCGCAGCGGTGCGCGCCGGCGCGATAACCGCCGACGAAGCGGGCCTCATTTCCGAGACCCGCGTCGGTGGGACTCCGCTGGCCGAGGCCGCATACGCGAGGGGCATGTCGTACAAGGCGACCGCGAAGATCCGTGAGCGCGCTGAGCCTCGCCTCGCCGCCTACCTCGCAGGGGACGCTGCGGACGTCTCTGCGGATCCGTCAGCCGAACAGTCGGACTCGCTTGCACCAGTTCAACCGCGCCAGGTCGAGCAGACCACCAGCACTCGGCGCACAAGGTTACGAAACGTGACCAGGGTGGGAGCGGCATCGGAAGAAAAAGTCAGTCCAACCGTGTCGCAAAGCAGCCCCAAATCCCGCATTGCCTCGCGCGGGACCCGCCTGCCCGTCGAACGCCGTTCCCGCGCCCACCGCACCCGGCCCGGACCGGCCACGCCCACCAGTCGAGAGGTCCGCTCATGCGACTGA